CCAAGAAGGCCCTAAAAAGCCTCTTCCCAAATTCCTACTGGCATTTGAGCAGCGCGGAATACCTTCAGAAATTCCTCCCCTCCATGGTGAAGTCCTTCTCGGATGGAGGAGTCGCCAAGAAAGACCTCCTGGCGGAGGACTTCTACCCGAAGGGCCACGACAGCCTGGACCTTCTGCGCAGGGCCTACGCCGAAAGCTCGGGCCTGCCGTTCTTGAACCGCATCCTCAAGGCCTACTCGGGGGCGTGGCTCACCGACGACCTCTTGGCCCGCTCGGACCGCATGACCATGGCCCACGGCCTCGAGCTCCGGGTCCCCTACCTCGACCATGTCTTCGCGGACTTGGCGGGAAGCCTTCCCCTGGACCAGAAAATCGGCTTCTGGAAGGGAAAGCTGCGCAACCGCCTGATCTTGAGAAAAATCATGGAAGGAAAGCTCCCAGAGGAGGTCCTGACGCGGCCCAAGGCGGGGTTTACCTTGCCCCTGCGGCGCTGGGCGCGCCAAGACCTCAAGGAATACCTGCGGGAGGCCTTCGCCGAGGCCCCCTACCCGCTCAAGAGGGAGGCCTGCCTGAAGGTCCTGGAGCGGCATTGGGACTCGCCGCGCCTCTTTAACCGCGAGGTCTGGCAAATCCTCGTTCTCATCCTGTGGCTGAGGGGGCTCGAAAGCAAGTGACGCGCCCCCTGAACATCGCGCTCGTCTCCTACCACTTCTACAACCACACCGCGGCCGGGCTGTCCACGAGCCAGCTCGCCAAGGCCTTGGCCGACCGCGGGCATAAGATCACGGCTTTCGCCTCTCCCCATCCCCTCCTGAGCGATCCCGCCATTTTCGCGGCGGAAGGGCCCCTCGCCGGCGTCGCGGCAAGTCCCGTGGCCCCGGCCGGGCCGGGCCCGTGGATGGCGCGCGTAAGAGAACTCTCGAGGCAAGACTCCCTCCTGGGACGGCTTGCCTGCATCCCGAACCTGGTCCGCGGCTGCAACTGGGAGGAGTGGGATTGGGTCTTGAGCGCCTCCCGCGGCGTGCGGCAGGCCCACCGCGAAAGGCCCTTCGATCTCGTCCTGACGAGGCTCAACCACTACATCAGCCATTTGGCCGGACTCGAGATCCGCAGGGCCCTCCCGGGCCTTGCCTGGTGCGCCTACTTCAGCGATCCCTGGCCCCACCATCTCTATCCCACTCCTTACCATTTCAAGGTCGGCCCCTTGTCGCGCTTGCGCTCGGAGCGGCTCCTCGAGGAAATGCTGTCGCAAGCCGGAAGCTATGTCTTTCCCTCGGAAAGGCTCAAGAACTACCTGCTCAAGGGCGACAGGGCCAAATACCTAAGCAAGGCCTTCGTGGCCCCGCATCTGGCCAGCCTCTGGAAGCCCGCGCCCCCTCCGCCCGCGCGCCGGACATTGGTCCTGCGCCACGCGGGATTCCTCATGAAGGAGCGGCGCATCGAGCCGCTATGCGCCGGCCTGCGCCTGTTCCTGGCCAGACGGCCCCGGGCCCGGGAGGAATTGCGCGTGGAGTTCGCCGGACGCTATGAAGGAAACGACCTCCCCGCGCCCCCCGCAGACCTCGCCTCCGTGATCGGCTTCCATCCCCATCTGCCTCCCGATTCGGTGTGGCGCTGGCTGCAGGAGGCCGACGTCTTCCTCCTGGTCGAGGCCAAGATGGAGGAAGGAGTGTTCTTTTCCTCGAAGCTCGCCGATTATTTGAGCGGGGGCCGGCCGATATTTGCCCTGAGCCCGCGCCGGGGCGTGACCGCGGATATATTGGGCTCCGGCGGCGGGGTCCTGGCCGAGCCCGACGACGCCGAGGGCATCAGCCGGGCCTTGGAGCGGGTGCACGGCCTTTGGAAAGAAGGGCGGCTGGGCGAGCTTTCGCCCTCCCGCGAGCAGAGGGAAAGCGTTTCCCCCGCCCGGGTCATGCCCATTTACGAGGACGCCTTCGCGGCCGCCATCCATGCTTGATCCCCTTCAAATCTACCACCGCCTTCCCTACCCCCTGCGGGTCCTGGCCGCCAGCGCTCGAGGCTATTACCTGCGCTCCTGGCGCTATGGCCCGGAAACCGAGGGGCTGGTCGCCCAGGCCCTGGAGCGGGACTTCTGGAGCGCGGGACGCTGGAAAGCCTGGCAGGAAGAGCGCTTGGCCTTCATCCTGCACCGAGCGGCGACTCGAGTGCCTTATTACCGAAGCCTATGGGAGGACCGCCGCCGCAGGGGAGACCGTTCATCTTGGGAGATCCTCGACAATTGGCCTATCCTGGAAAAGGAGCCCTTGAGGCTGGCTCCCCAAGAGTTCGTGGCCGACGACCGCTCTATCGGGGGAATGTTTCCCGAGCACACCAGCGGCAGCTCGGGGAAACCCCTGCGCCTCTGGTGGAGCCTCAAGACCGTGCGGGCCTGGTATGCCCTCTTCGAGGCCCGCTGGAGGCGCTGGCACGGGGTCGGGCGCATGGACCCTTGGGCTCATGTCGGCGGGCAAATGGTGGCGCCCTTCGGCCGGACCAAGCCCCCCTTCTGGGTCTGGAACGCGGGCTTAAATCAACTGTACCTATCTTCCTATCATTTGGCTCCGGCCTTCATCCCCCATTATTTGGAGGCCTTGAAGCGCCACCGCGTCAAATACATCCTAGGCTACACGTCATCCCTCCACGCCCTCGCCCTCGAGATACTGCGCCTAGGCCGCAAGGACCTCTCCCTCAGCGTCGCCATCACCGATGCCGAGCCGATCCTCGAGCACCAGCGGCAAGCCATCGCCGAGGCTTTCCAATGCCCGGTACGGGCGACCTACGGCATGGCGGAGGCCGCGGCGGCCGCGGGGGAGTGCCGGGAGGGCGGCGCGCATCTCTGGCCCGAGGCCGGCTGGCTCGAGGTCATGGAGGACGGCCGGCCCCAGCCCCGCGGACAAGCCGGGGAGCTGCTCGCGACCGGGCTCCTGAATGAGGACATGCCCCTCATACGCTACCGAGTCGGCGACCGCGCCGCCCTGGCCGGGGAGGAACCCTCCTGCCCATGCGGCCGGGGCCTTCCCCTTCTGGCGAGAGTCGAGGGGCGAAGCGACGACGTGCTTTACTTACGCGACGGCCGCAAGGTGGGGAGGCTCGACACGGTTTTTAAGGCGGACCTCTGCATTCGAGAAGCGCAAATCGTCCAGGAATCCTTGAGCCGGGTCCGCATCAAGTTCGTGCGCGGGCCGGACTACGCGGCGAGCACCGGCGAGGCCATGGCCCGGCGCCTGAAGGAGCGCCTCGGGCCCGTCGAGGTCGTCTTGGAGGAAGTCGCGATGATCTCGCGAACCGGGCGCGGAAAATTCCAGGCTGTGCTCTGCCGGATCCCGTCTGAGGAGAGACCGAAATGAAATTCGGCTCGAAAATCTACGCGCTCGCCTTGGGACTGTCCCTGGCCTTGAGCCTCGGCCTGCGCTGCTATTACGTCTTCGGCTACATGGGCTTTAACGAGACCGTTAAAAACATCGGAGGCGACGCCGGCGACTATCTGCAGATCGCCTATACCTTGGCCAAGACCGGGCAATACGCCCGGCCCGCGAATGTGAGCGCCGGGCAAATCAAGGCCGCCTTGGCCGAGGGCAGGCCCCTCGAGGTCCGGGCCGGCTACAAGGACTCCTACCGGCCGCCCTTGTGGCCCCTCCTTCTGGCGCTATTTCTAAAAATCAGCGGATATAAACTCAAAACGCTCTTCCTGCTGCGCTTTTTGCTGGACGCCGGGAGCCTGATCATGCTGACGCGCTTGGCCCTCCTCTTGAACTTGAGCCCGCTCCTGGCCTGCCTGGCCCCGCTCTATTTCGCGGTCCATCCAACGTCGCTTCTTTACTCGGGAACGCTTCTCTCCGAGCCATTATCCATGTTCCTCCAGCTCTCTTTGGCCCTAGGGACGTGCTACTGCCTATTCCGCCAGGCTCCACGGGGGTGGAGCCTGGGACTGGGAGCGCTCGGCGGCTTGAGCGCGCTGGCCCATCCCTTCTCCCTGTTCTTCCCTCTATTTTTGGGCGCGGGCCTTTACGGGACCAAACGCATCTCTCTCAAGGCCCTTTTCGGATTTCTCTTGGGCCTGGCACTTTCGGTGTCGCCTTGGCTCATCCGCAACAGGATCCTGTACGGCAAGACCTTTTTGACCACGTCCTCGGGCAACGTCCTGGCCAGCAGCTGGAACTCGACCTTCCTCCAGCGCTACCGCAACACCACCGCCGAGGTGATGCTCGACCCCGATCCGATCCCGGGCGCGGAGTCCTTGGGGGCCGCCGAAAGATGCTCGGCTTACTCCCATGCCGCTTTCAAGTTCATGCGGGAGAACTGGCACCTTGTCCCGGCCATCGCGGCGCGCAAAATCGTCGGGGCCGCGACGCCCATTCCGGAAACGCCGCGGGAGGGAATATTGGAAAAGGGCAGGGCCCTCTTCCAAGTCATCGCCTTCCTGCCGGTGCTGTGGCTGCTGATCCTGCCCGGAGCCGGACTATTCCGGCTCATCTTGGCTTCGGTCGCGGGAGGGTATCTCGCCATGGCCGTGCTCACGTACCCGAGCATTCGGTTTCGCGCTCCTCTCATTTGGGCCGAGACCCTGGCGGTTTTCGTCTGGCTCGATTTAATGGCAAAGCGCTACTGCCAGAATTCCTTCCAGGAATAGCCCGACTGCACGACGGCGGCGGGATTACCGACGATCCAGCAGTTGGGCTCGGGGAATCTCTTGGTGACCACGGCTCCGAGCCCCACGAAAGCCCCGTCCCCGACCCCCGCTCCCGGCGCGAAAAGGACGGCGGCCGCGATATAGGCTCCCTTGCCGATCACGATGGAGGTATCCGGGGTCATCTTGGTGGCGCCGTGGGTCCAGAATTGGCAGCTTTTGGCGATCCACGTCCCGTCGCCGACGGTGATGGAATTCCAGCCGTCGAAATAGGCGTCCACGTATATCTTAACGTCCCGGCCGAGCTCGATGCGGCCTCGGCCCACGAAGGAGTTCCCGGAATGGATCCTCGCGCCCGCCCCGACCCGGAACTCCCCCACGGAGATGTTGTTGCGGCCGCCGATCATCACATCATCCCCTATGACGCAGGTTTTGGAGGTGATATGGGCCTTGTAGCCGATGCGGACATTGCGGCCGATGCGCAAGCCCAGGAGCCGGTAGCCCAGCACCCTCAGGGAATTAAAGGGGAGGCGGCAGACGAGGTTGGCCAGGTCCATGCGTCTCAAGCCGAGGCCGTGATCACGCATGAGATGGTCAGGGAATTCTTTCGAGCGGCCTGCTCGGAATAGCCGGTGAGCGGGAAGTTCCTCCGCTCCACGATTTTAAGGCCCGAGCTTTCGACCAATCGGGCGGCCTCCTCCGGGGATCTAAGCAAATAAATGTGGTCGGGCGAAGGGGAGTTGACCGGGACATTGATGAACACTCGTCCTTCCCCTGCCAAGCGGTCTTTTATCGAGGCCAGGAGAGCCCGGGGGTTTTCCACGTGTTCAAGGACCTCGCTTATCACCACGCTGTCGAACCGGGGTCCATCCGTTGGAGCCTCCATCACGTTCACGCGCCTCAGGGAAATCCCCTCTCCCACCCCGAGAGCCTCCAAATTCCGGCGGGTGAGATCGAGCGAGGATTGGCTTATGTCCCAGCCCTCCAAGAGCGCCACCCGGCCGCACAGGGCGGCCAGGCAAAGAAACAACCCGTGCCCGGGACCGATCTCCAAATGCCGGGACCCGGGCTTGAGGATCGGCAGGAAGTCCGCGGCGTAGCAATGCATGACCTCCACATGATTCCTCCAGAAAAGCTGGGACAGGAGCAAGCCCTTGATCCAACGGTCCATCACGGCCCGATTCTGGTAGAAGCCCTTGTCCACCTCCTCCAAGGTCGAACGCCGGTAGCGCCCCGTGCGAAAAAAATCGAGCTGCTCTTCGTTGATGCGTTCGCACATCCAGCGGTAGGACGCGGCGTACTCGGAAAGTTCCCCGCCAACGAGCTTCAAAGCCAGCCCGGCCAAATTCTCGCTCGAGGACATGACCTCGGGGGAACGGCCGCTCAGGCTCTTGGCCAAATACGTTTCATGCTCGGGCCAGGCCGAGAGCTCGGCCTCAATGAAGGTCCTCAAGGCCGGGAAGGCGGCGAGACCTTCTATGGCCATGGCAGGCAGCGCAGCCTCGGCGCCGCCCCTTCCACGGCAACGGCCGCGGCGTACCCCGGCAGCAACGACAGCTCCCGCACGGCCCAGCCTGAGGGCGCGGCCGGAACTCGGGCCAGGTCGGCTACGCAGCCCAAGCCCCGGCCCAGGGCCTTGAGATAGGCCTCCTTGCGGGTCCAAGCGGCGTAAAAGGCCTTCGCCTTCAAGCCCGCCCCGAGAGAGACGAACCCCTCCAACTCCGCGGCTTCCATGACGTGCCGCGCCAGGGTGTCGAAGGGAAGCGCCCGCATCAGCTCCACGTCCACCCCGATCCTTCGCCCGAGAGCCATCCCGCAAAGGATTCGCCCATGGGAGTGGGAGAGGCTGAACTCCAGGGGCCCGCCCGCTTCGGCCAGAATCGGCTTGCCCAACGGCGTCTGGCGCAAGAGAAGACGCCGCGGATCCGCGCCCAAGTACCGGCCCAACAAAGACCTCATGATCCCTCTTCCCAGGATGAACTGGGCCCGATCCTTTTCAAAAACAAATCTTCGCGCCCGCGCCTCTTCCTCGGGGCTGAGCAGCCGGCCGAGAGCCTCAAGGCCCTGGAACGATTCGGCGGGCCCCGCGTGCCAGAGGTGGGCCTCTTGCTCGTTAAGAGGAGGCATCATCGAAGGTTTCCGCCATTTTCGAGACGGTGGAAATCTTAAGGAGATAGGACAGGGGCAGCCTCTTGCCGATGGCTTGCTCGATCCGCGCGGAAAGGCGAAGCGCCGTCAGGGAATCTCCGCCCAACTTGAAAAAATCATCGTCCGGGCGGATGGGGGAGACGCCCAAGACTTCTTCCCATATCTTGAGCAGCTTTTCCTGGATGGATCTCTCGGTTCCGGCCGCTGACGCGGCCGGGATGACCCTCATGGCCTTCAGGACGCTCTCCGCGTCGGACAACTCCTGCCATAGCGCTGCGTCCTGACTCAGCACCGCGCCGGCGGTGCCGGGCTGGAATTCTTCCGACCCTGTCGCCGTCATGGGATAGGGTGTTGCCGCGCCTCCCGGCTCATAGCGGAGCTTCTCCAGATACCCCGGATCGAATTCCAGCGAAATGCCCCCCTCGGACTCGGCCTTGGACAAGGCCTCGAGACTCCCCAAAAATTCCCACGCCGGCTGGTTCTTGGAGCTGCGCAGCAACCGCACGAGGACCCGCCCCGCATTCCTGCCGCGCGCGATCTCCCCAAGCCGGGCCAGCATCCGGTGCTCGATCCCCCTGCCCAAAGCCCGGCAGCTGAGCATGAGGGAGTCCAGGTCCAGGCGCCCAGCCTCGGCGCGGAATAGGGCCGCTCCCACCAAGCCGTAGTCGCCAAAGCGGTCGCTCACCCGCACCGCGAAGCACTCGAGTTTGCCGGGCTTCAGAAGGTCTTTGAGCTCAGCTTCGGAGCGCCGGATCGTGGTAAAACTAAACTGATTGGTCCTCAGGGAGAGTTCGGCCAGCCTCGGCAAATGCTCGGGCCCGGGCGCGAACATATCAACCTTCATGGCCAGGTTTTCGAGAAACTCTTCGAGACTGAGGGCTTGGCTCTTAAGGCGCTCCCTCTCCAGGTTCTGCTCGTAGAAGCGCGCCCGGCCCGCGGCCTCCCGGGAGACCGCGAGGCGGTCAAAGGCCCAGACGTGACGCAAGGCCTTCCGGACTCGCTCCGAATCCAAAGGCCACTGAAGGCACAGGACCTCCGGGCATCGGTCCCGCACCTCGGCGCACTCGACGGGGCTGTCATCCATGAAAATGAAGCTCTCCAGGCCGAGGCCCAGCTCCTGGGCCAGGGACTTGAGATTCTCGGACTTCGGCCTCCAGTTGAGCCTGGAGGCCGACAACTGCGCGCGCTTAAGCGCCATCTCCGGGCGCCTTTCGAAGACCTGCCAGACGTCCGCCTCGTTGTTGCGGCTGCACAGCGCCAAGAGCATGCCGGCCTGGCGCTGTTCCAGCATGAATCTTTGGAATTCGAGGCGCGCCGGGTCGAGCTCCACTCCGCCCGGCCCGTCCTCTCCGCACACGCCCTTCCATAAGACTTGATCGCAGTCGAGCGCGATGACCTTGCGCGGCAGGCTTTTCAAAGCGTGGATTTTGCGGCAAATCATGGTCCCCAGGGCCGCTAAAAAAGCGTCTGTGTAAGGGAGTTCCCCCAATTCCTCCGTATAGGAATTGTAGTAGTCGGAAACGGGGTAGAAGCGGGCGAGTTCCTCGCTCGTGACAAGATAAAAACCGGGGAGTTGCAAGATAGTTCTGGCGATCGTGCTCTCTATGCCAAGCGCTATTTCTTTATGCTTGGGCCCGGCCGAGGCTTCGGGCGAGTCCGGACATAAAAATATGAAATGGGGCGCGCCTTGATGGGCGGAAGCGGCCTCCAGGCCTCGGGTGAACTCCGGAAGGACTCCTTTCAAATCTCCGTAGCGCGCGAGGATTACGTTGACGCCGTCCCGGTTGCGCGAGAACAGGCCCGAGGGATCCAGAAGCTGCTGAAGCACCTGGTTGAAGGGGGCGAACTCGACTTTATAGAGAAACCCAAGCTTTCCCAGCCAGAACGAGAGGCTCGCCCCCACGGGCTCGGCGGTGAAGAAGGCGGCTACGGCCAAGGTCTTGGTCACGGGGCCTCGACCAGCTCGATCACGTCGTTTTGGGGAGTATAGAGGAAAGCGATCCGGCGCCCCTCGAAAGCCACGGCCGGGGTCGGCCCGGAGATCAGGCGGCAGCCTTTTTCCTCGAAGCGCTTGATCTCCGGCTCCAAGCCGCGAGCCTCGTAGCACAGATGATAGAAGCCGCCCCGCCTCGCCTTCAAGATCCGGCTGACCGGGCTTGACTCGTCCATGGGTTCGACCAGCTCGACGCGCTCCCCGCTGGCCAAAGTGATGAACGCGACCCGGACCTTCTGCAGAGGATCTTCGTAAACCCGGCTGATTCCGCAGGGTTCGAACAGGGGCTGAAAAAAATCATTCCAGTAGCGCTCAATGTCCTCGACGGCGTAGCCGATATGGTTCAGGCGCAGGCCCATTTAATTTAGTGACAGTATACTTAATTCCTAACATCACGGTCCGATCGGAATTAAGTACCTGTCACCGCATTGCCGTCGACAAGGAAAGCGGGCGCTGCTAACCTTGGGGCGATGCGGGTATTGATCACGGGATCAAGTGGGCTCATCGGGTCGGAGGCCGTGGAGTATTACGCCCGGGGCGGGCACGAGGTATCGGGCGTGGATAACAACATGCGCCGGGTCTTCTTCGGCGAGCCCGGCGACACGCTCTGGCGCCTGGGGGAGCTCAAGGGGAAACACCCTGGTTTCAGCCACCATGCCATAGACATCCGCGACCGCGACGGGCTCACAGCACTCTTCAAAAGCGGGAGCTTCGACCTGATCATCCACTGCGCGGCCCAGCCTTCCCATGACCAGGCCGCGGCCATTCCCCTCCTCGACTTTGACGTCAACGCCGGGGGCACGCTCAACATGCTAGAGGCCGCCCGCCAGCATTGCCCGGAGGCGGTGTTCATCCACATGAGCACCAACAAGGTCTACGGGGACGCTCCCAATGAGCTCCCCTTGGTCGAGCTCCCCACGCGCTTCGATTACGCCGAGCCCGCGCGGCGCGCCGGGATCGGCGAGGACTGCCGGATCGACCGCTGCCTGCACTCCCTGTTCGGGGCCTCCAAGGCCGCCTCGGACCTCATGGCGCAGGAATACGGGCGCTATTTCGGCATGAAGGTGGGAGTGTTCCGCGGGGGGTGCCTGACCGGCCCCTCGCAGTCCGGAGTGGAGCTGCACGGTTTTTTGTCCTATCTCGTCAAGGCCGCGGTGCAGGGAAAGCCCTACACCGTGTTCGGCTACAAGGGCAAGCAGGTGCGCGACCAAATACACAGCATGGACGTGATCCGGGCCTTCGACGCCTTCGCGGCCGATCCCCGCCCCGGAGAGGTTTACAACATCGGCGGGGGCCGGGAAAACAGCCTCTCCGTGCTCGAGGCCCTGGAAATGGTCGGGAATTTGCTGGGAAGAAAGGTGGACTGGGAATACCGCGAGGCGCCCCGCCGGGGAGACCACGTCTGCTACATCTCCGACCTTGCCAAGCTCAAGAGCCATTTCCCCGCTTGGGGCATCACCAGGAGCCTGCCCTCCATCCTGGAAGAAATGGTGGCGGCCGAGCGGCTGCGGTTGGAGCCGAGGCCCGCCTCTTGAGCCGCTCGCGCATCCTCGATTATTACCTCTCGATCGGCCCCGAATGGGAAAAATGGCAGGGCAAGAACGCTTATTACCACTGCCTGGTCCGGGACCTGGTGATGGGCATGACGCGGCCCCGGTCGCGTATCCTGGAGATTGGAGCCGGCGTCGGAGATCTCTCGGAGCTCCTGGTCCGCCAGTCCGAGACCTTGATCGGCCTCAACTACTGCGAGGAGCTGACCCTCTGGGCCCGCGCCCGCGTTCCGCGGGCGCGCTTTCACACCGTGGACATAGACGAGATCAGGATCCCCTCGGGCTTCTCGCCCGACTGCGTGATCATGCGCAACATGCTCGACTACGTCCATGATCTGTCGGAGATGGCCGAAAAGCTCGCTAAAATCCTGCCCCCGGACGGGATACTCATCGTGACGACCAGCAATCCCATGTGGGCTTCTTTGCTGCGCGCGGCCGCGCGCCTGGGCCTGCGCTTCCCCGAATCCCCGCGCAACTACATCACCAACAACGACATCAAGAACATCCTGGAGCTCCAGGGCTTTTGCGTGGTCGAGGCCGGCATGGCCGCGCCGATGCCAAAATACATCCCATTGTTTTCCTGGCTCATGAATCTTCTAATTCCCGAAATTCCCGTCGCGCGCTACATCGGAGCGACGCAATATCTCTGCGCTCGGCCCATCAAGCCCCGCCCTCCCTTGTCCTGCTCCGTGATTATCCCCTGCCACAACGAGGAGGGAAACATCGCCCGCACCGTGCGCCGCGTGCCCCGGATGGGCACGACCACCGAGGTGATCGTGGTGGACGACGGCTCGAGCGACGGCACCCGCAAGGCCGTCGAGGCGCTTATGGCCGAGGATCCCGCGGTCAGGCTCGTGCGCTTCGACAAGAACCGGGGCAAGGCCGAGGCGGTGTTCGCGGGATTTACGGCCGCCAAGGGCGATGTGGTCATGATACTCGACGCCGACGCCACGGTGGAGCCGGAAGTCCTGCCGCGGTTCTTCAAGCCCATTCAGGAGGGCCGCGCGGATTTCGTCAACGGAACCCGCCTCATCTATCCCATGGAAAAGAACGCCATGCGCTTCATGAACTTCCTCGGGAACAAGGCCTTCTGCTTGCTGGCGAGCAAGGTCCTGCGCCAACGAGTCAGCGACACCCTCTGCGGCACCAAGGCCATGCTGCGCCGGGACTTCCTCGACATGCCGCGGGGCGGGGCCGACCGCTGGGGAGACTTCGCCCTCCTCTTTGGCGCGGCCAAGCTCAAGTTGCGCATCCGCGAGATGCCCCTCTATTACCAGGAGCGAACATCGGGCAAGTCCAAGATGAGGGGCTTTGTGGAGGTCTGGCGCTTCCTCTGGGCCTGCTGGCAGGGCTGGAGAATGCTGCGCCTGGGCCCGCCGTGACTTGCCTCGATGACGCGGCGCGAGTGAAGATCCTCCGGGAGACCATCCGGAACAAGAAAGCCTTGCGCGCCTTCTACGAGGATTGCTACCAGAAATTCAAGGCCTGCCTGGCCCACTGCCCCACCGAAGGAGAGGCCCTCGAGATCGGCTCGGGCGGCGGCTTCTGCGAGAAAGTTATCCCCGGCGTCGTCACCTCGGATTTTCTGCCTTACGAGGGAGTCTCCCGCGTGATGGACGCGCGCCGCCTGGAGTTCCCGAACGAGTCCCTGCGGGCCATATTCATGCTCAATGCCTTCCACCATGTCTGCGACCCGGGCCGCTTCCTGGAGGAGGCCGAGCGCTGCTTG
The nucleotide sequence above comes from Elusimicrobiota bacterium. Encoded proteins:
- a CDS encoding HAD-IIIC family phosphatase, yielding MTKTLAVAAFFTAEPVGASLSFWLGKLGFLYKVEFAPFNQVLQQLLDPSGLFSRNRDGVNVILARYGDLKGVLPEFTRGLEAASAHQGAPHFIFLCPDSPEASAGPKHKEIALGIESTIARTILQLPGFYLVTSEELARFYPVSDYYNSYTEELGELPYTDAFLAALGTMICRKIHALKSLPRKVIALDCDQVLWKGVCGEDGPGGVELDPARLEFQRFMLEQRQAGMLLALCSRNNEADVWQVFERRPEMALKRAQLSASRLNWRPKSENLKSLAQELGLGLESFIFMDDSPVECAEVRDRCPEVLCLQWPLDSERVRKALRHVWAFDRLAVSREAAGRARFYEQNLERERLKSQALSLEEFLENLAMKVDMFAPGPEHLPRLAELSLRTNQFSFTTIRRSEAELKDLLKPGKLECFAVRVSDRFGDYGLVGAALFRAEAGRLDLDSLMLSCRALGRGIEHRMLARLGEIARGRNAGRVLVRLLRSSKNQPAWEFLGSLEALSKAESEGGISLEFDPGYLEKLRYEPGGAATPYPMTATGSEEFQPGTAGAVLSQDAALWQELSDAESVLKAMRVIPAASAAGTERSIQEKLLKIWEEVLGVSPIRPDDDFFKLGGDSLTALRLSARIEQAIGKRLPLSYLLKISTVSKMAETFDDASS
- a CDS encoding phenylacetate--CoA ligase family protein, whose protein sequence is MLDPLQIYHRLPYPLRVLAASARGYYLRSWRYGPETEGLVAQALERDFWSAGRWKAWQEERLAFILHRAATRVPYYRSLWEDRRRRGDRSSWEILDNWPILEKEPLRLAPQEFVADDRSIGGMFPEHTSGSSGKPLRLWWSLKTVRAWYALFEARWRRWHGVGRMDPWAHVGGQMVAPFGRTKPPFWVWNAGLNQLYLSSYHLAPAFIPHYLEALKRHRVKYILGYTSSLHALALEILRLGRKDLSLSVAITDAEPILEHQRQAIAEAFQCPVRATYGMAEAAAAAGECREGGAHLWPEAGWLEVMEDGRPQPRGQAGELLATGLLNEDMPLIRYRVGDRAALAGEEPSCPCGRGLPLLARVEGRSDDVLYLRDGRKVGRLDTVFKADLCIREAQIVQESLSRVRIKFVRGPDYAASTGEAMARRLKERLGPVEVVLEEVAMISRTGRGKFQAVLCRIPSEERPK
- a CDS encoding 4'-phosphopantetheinyl transferase superfamily protein, yielding MMPPLNEQEAHLWHAGPAESFQGLEALGRLLSPEEEARARRFVFEKDRAQFILGRGIMRSLLGRYLGADPRRLLLRQTPLGKPILAEAGGPLEFSLSHSHGRILCGMALGRRIGVDVELMRALPFDTLARHVMEAAELEGFVSLGAGLKAKAFYAAWTRKEAYLKALGRGLGCVADLARVPAAPSGWAVRELSLLPGYAAAVAVEGAAPRLRCLPWP
- a CDS encoding VOC family protein, which produces MGLRLNHIGYAVEDIERYWNDFFQPLFEPCGISRVYEDPLQKVRVAFITLASGERVELVEPMDESSPVSRILKARRGGFYHLCYEARGLEPEIKRFEEKGCRLISGPTPAVAFEGRRIAFLYTPQNDVIELVEAP
- a CDS encoding class I SAM-dependent methyltransferase, with protein sequence MAIEGLAAFPALRTFIEAELSAWPEHETYLAKSLSGRSPEVMSSSENLAGLALKLVGGELSEYAASYRWMCERINEEQLDFFRTGRYRRSTLEEVDKGFYQNRAVMDRWIKGLLLSQLFWRNHVEVMHCYAADFLPILKPGSRHLEIGPGHGLFLCLAALCGRVALLEGWDISQSSLDLTRRNLEALGVGEGISLRRVNVMEAPTDGPRFDSVVISEVLEHVENPRALLASIKDRLAGEGRVFINVPVNSPSPDHIYLLRSPEEAARLVESSGLKIVERRNFPLTGYSEQAARKNSLTISCVITASA
- a CDS encoding glycosyltransferase, whose product is MSRSRILDYYLSIGPEWEKWQGKNAYYHCLVRDLVMGMTRPRSRILEIGAGVGDLSELLVRQSETLIGLNYCEELTLWARARVPRARFHTVDIDEIRIPSGFSPDCVIMRNMLDYVHDLSEMAEKLAKILPPDGILIVTTSNPMWASLLRAAARLGLRFPESPRNYITNNDIKNILELQGFCVVEAGMAAPMPKYIPLFSWLMNLLIPEIPVARYIGATQYLCARPIKPRPPLSCSVIIPCHNEEGNIARTVRRVPRMGTTTEVIVVDDGSSDGTRKAVEALMAEDPAVRLVRFDKNRGKAEAVFAGFTAAKGDVVMILDADATVEPEVLPRFFKPIQEGRADFVNGTRLIYPMEKNAMRFMNFLGNKAFCLLASKVLRQRVSDTLCGTKAMLRRDFLDMPRGGADRWGDFALLFGAAKLKLRIREMPLYYQERTSGKSKMRGFVEVWRFLWACWQGWRMLRLGPP
- a CDS encoding NAD-dependent epimerase/dehydratase family protein, coding for MRVLITGSSGLIGSEAVEYYARGGHEVSGVDNNMRRVFFGEPGDTLWRLGELKGKHPGFSHHAIDIRDRDGLTALFKSGSFDLIIHCAAQPSHDQAAAIPLLDFDVNAGGTLNMLEAARQHCPEAVFIHMSTNKVYGDAPNELPLVELPTRFDYAEPARRAGIGEDCRIDRCLHSLFGASKAASDLMAQEYGRYFGMKVGVFRGGCLTGPSQSGVELHGFLSYLVKAAVQGKPYTVFGYKGKQVRDQIHSMDVIRAFDAFAADPRPGEVYNIGGGRENSLSVLEALEMVGNLLGRKVDWEYREAPRRGDHVCYISDLAKLKSHFPAWGITRSLPSILEEMVAAERLRLEPRPAS